A window of Carassius carassius chromosome 44, fCarCar2.1, whole genome shotgun sequence contains these coding sequences:
- the LOC132126425 gene encoding 25-hydroxyvitamin D-1 alpha hydroxylase, mitochondrial yields the protein MLPQALRMAGRSAFPLLRCADRWADVIACAASRQVKTLEQMPGPSSAGFIWDLLFRRGLSRLHQLQLEGRRRYGAVWKASFGPILTVHVAEPELIEQVLRQEGQHPMRSDLSSWKDYRRLRGEGYGLLTAEGEEWQSMRSLLGKHMLRPKAVEAYDGTLNAVVTDLVHKLKLRSQQSSSGLVTDISAEFYRFGLEGISSVLFESRIGCLDPVVPVETERFIQSINTMFVMTLLTMAMPRWLHRLLPKPWDTFCRCWDYMFQFAKGHIDQRLEEERQKMARGERLEGRYLTYFLSQAGVPLKSVYSNVTELLLAGVDTISSTLSWSLYELSRHPEVQTALRDEVRCVMKGRSVPEARDVAAMPLMKAVIKEILRLYPVIPANARVITDRDITVGGYLIPRNTLITLCHYATSRDPRQFCDPDAFVPQRWLSRSEGSHPYASVPFGVGKRSCVGRRIAELELYLALSRILMHFNVEPAEDSGPVQPMTRTLLVPERQINLRFIER from the exons ATGCTACCGCAGGCTCTGAGGATGGCCGGCAGAAGCGCGTTCCCGCTGCTCAGGTGCGCGGACCGCTGGGCTGACGTCATCGCGTGCGCTGCGTCACGCCAGGTGAAGACGCTGGAGCAGATGCCCGGTCCCTCATCCGCGGGCTTCATCTGGGACCTGCTGTTCAGACGCGGACTCTCGCGCCTCCATCAGCTGCAG CTGGAGGGCCGGAGGAGGTACGGGGCCGTGTGGAAGGCCAGCTTCGGGCCCATCCTGACGGTGCATGTGGCCGAGCCGGAACTGATCGAGCAGGTGCTGAGACAGGAGGGCCAGCACCCCATGCGCTCCGACCTCTCGTCCTGGAAGGACTACCGCAGGCTCCGCGGAGAGGGATACGGACTCCTGACGGC tgAAGGCGAGGAGTGGCAGAGCATGCGCAGTCTACTGGGGAAGCACATGCTGCGGCCTAAAGCTGTGGAGGCGTATGATGGCACCCTGAACGCTGTCGTGACCGACCTGGTCCACAAACTCAAGCTACGCTCGCAGCAGAGCTCCAGCGGCCTTGTCACAGACATCTCTGCTGAGTTCTACCGCTTCGGTCTGGAAG GGATCTCGTCTGTGCTGTTTGAGTCCAGGATCGGCTGTCTGGACCCGGTGGTTCCTGTGGAGACAGAGCGCTTCATCCAGTCCATCAACACCATGTTTGTCATGACGCTCCTCACGATGGCCATGCCTCGGTGGCTCCACCGGCTGCTTCCCAAACCCTGGGACACCTTCTGCCGCTGCTGGGACTACATGTTCCAGTTCG CTAAAGGTCACATCGACCAGCGTCTTGAGGAGGAGAGGCAGAAGATGGCTCGAGGAGAGCGTCTAGAGGGACGATACCTCACTTACTTCCTGTCTCAGGCCGGGGTTCCTCTGAAATCTGTGTACAGCAATGTGACCGAGCTGCTGCTCGCTGGCGTCGACACG ATATCCAGCACGCTGTCGTGGTCTCTGTACGAGCTCTCGCGGCACCCTGAGGTCCAGACGGCGCTGCGGGACGAGGTTCGGTGCGTGATGAAGGGCCGCAGCGTCCCCGAGGCGCGTGATGTGGCTGCCATGCCGCTAATGAAGGCTGTGATAAAGGAGATCCTCAG GCTGTATCCTGTGATCCCAGCCAACGCTAGAGTCATTACAGACAGAGATATCACCGTCGGCGGATACCTCATCCCGAGAAAC ACGCTGATCACTCTGTGTCACTACGCCACGTCCCGTGACCCACGGCAGTTCTGCGATCCGGACGCGTTCGTCCCCCAGCGCTGGCTGAGCCGCTCCGAGGGTAGTCACCCGTACGCCTCCGTGCCGTTTGGAGTGGGCAAGCGCAGCTGTGTCGGCCGACGCATCGCTGAACTGGAGCTCTACCTGGCGCTGTCTCGG ATTTTAATGCACTTTAACGTGGAGCCGGCGGAGGATAGCGGTCCGGTCCAGCCGATGACCAGAACTCTTCTGGTGCCAGAGAGACAGATCAACCTCCGCTTCATCGAGCGCTGA